From a region of the Gossypium raimondii isolate GPD5lz chromosome 10, ASM2569854v1, whole genome shotgun sequence genome:
- the LOC105777438 gene encoding uncharacterized protein LOC105777438 has protein sequence MSGSGAAVEATVIQVSSSNSELVQRVEASFEAMNNVDCSEERKKSLRARYFYGIIFLITNLTAWFIRDYGHTTFPPLYYEKACGIHGSDCFQTLGVLRVSLGCFIFFLLMFLTTFSTRKLYDACSKWHSGWWALKFFLLVVSMVVPFFLPPGFIQIYGEVARIGAGIFLLLQLVSVIEFIRWWNKYWASDEQSKQSCSIALFTSTVFYVASICGIVSMYYFYAPRPSCCLNIFFITWTAILLIVMMAMSLHSKVNRGLLSSGIMAAYVVFLCWSAIRSEPADEKCNVQKPKNGHGDWTTILGFLIAIGAIVMATFSTGIDSKSFQFRKDEVKAEDDIRYNYGFFHIIFSLGATYFAMLFISWNLENSASEWSMDVGWTSTWVKIINEWFAASIYMWKLIAPVVKQQPKVMNNEESVQQINNSNSP, from the exons ATGAGTGGGTCTGGTGCAGCAGTTGAAGCTACTGTGATACAAGTAAGTTCAAGCAACTCTGAGCTTGTTCAGCGAGTGGAGGCATCATTTGAGGCAATGAACAATGTAGATTGTTCTGAAGAAAGGAAGAAATCACTCCGAGCCAGATACTTTTATGGCATCATCTTCTTGATTACTAATCTTACCGCCTGGTTCATCCGTGATTATGGCCACACTACTTTCCCTCCACTGTACT ATGAAAAAGCTTGTGGAATCCATGGAAGTGATTGTTTTCAAACATTAGGAGTTCTCCGTGTGAGTTTAGGGTGTTTT ATATTTTTCCTTCTCATGTTTCTTACTACATTTAGCACAAGAAAACTGTATGACGCTTGCAGTAAATGGCACTCAGGATGGTGGGCACTAAAGTTTTTCCTATTGGTTGTGTCAATGGTGGTTCCATTCTTCCTTCCTCCAGGTTTTATTCAGATATATG GAGAAGTTGCTCGCATTGGTGCAGG GATTTTTCTCCTTCTGCAACTTGTAAGTGTGATCGAGTTTATCAGATGGTGGAATAAATATTGGGCATCTGATGAGCAAAGTAAACAAAG CTGCTCCATCGCATTATTTACCTCAACAGTTTTTTACGTTGCTTCCATCTGTGGAATTGTGTCCATGTACTATTTTTATGCCCCAAGACCATCATGTTGTCTCAACATATTCTTCATTACGTGGACTGCTATTCTGCTCATAGTGATGATGGCTATGTCCTTGCATTCAAAG GTTAATCGAGGACTTTTATCTTCAGGAATTATGGCTGCTTATGTTGTTTTCCTCTGTTGGTCTGCTATTAGAAG TGAACCAGCTGATGAGAAATGCAATGTACAAAAGCCAAAAAATGGACATGGTGATTGGACCACCATACTT GGGTTCCTGATTGCTATAGGTGCTATTGTCATGGCAACCTTTTCAACGGGGATTGATTCAAAATCATTTCAG TTTCGCAAAGATGAGGTGAAAGCCGAGGATGATATCCGTTATAACTACGGGTTTTTCCACATCATATTCTCCTTGGGAGCCACGTACTTTGCCATGTTATTCATCAGCTGGAACCTGGAAAACTCTGCAAGCga ATGGAGCATGGATGTTGGGTGGACAAGCACTTGGGTGAAAATCATCAACGAGTGGTTTGCAGCCAGCATCTACA TGTGGAAGTTGATTGCCCCAGTTGTGAAGCAACAACCTAAAGTGATGAACAATGAGGAGTCGGTGCAGCAGATAAATAACTCAAACTCGCCATGA